In the Larimichthys crocea isolate SSNF chromosome XXI, L_crocea_2.0, whole genome shotgun sequence genome, one interval contains:
- the ppfibp1b gene encoding liprin-beta-1b isoform X5, translated as MMSDASDMLAAALEQMDGIIAGSKALDYSNGLFDCQSPTSPFMGSLRALHLLEDLRSVLEMMDTEERESLRCQIPDSTADSLVEWLHGHLSNGHISLGGGDHYQERLSRLESDKESLVLQVSVLTDQVEAQGEKIRDLDMCLDEHREKLNATEEMLQQELLCRTALETQKLELMSEVSNLKLKLNTMEKDRHDFDRFRDSEDLILEINELRYRLTELESEKLQYEKKLKSTKEELAMLRRQLEGKDGEMRRLQDETGFKANALSNADPTERDVEVQRMKKAVESLMAANEEKDRKIEELKQSLLRYKKVQDMVMSVQGKKEKTKDNEHVESHSDGSVTFVSVNSVSVESENHEVTDVEQQRRKSPDELESLNGLSEEPSTTPSPSDPERVSESAPTDLESQDATKTGSQDQLDRCNNEKSTSEEVSKISEKPPMGPSATLPATTEDDSFGSKKARSSFGKGFFKIRGGKKTGSTPNLDRSRSASAPMLAETERQGTDHLDLAGLPQRSSNSDSTHTLPTTPESKKKSKGIKKLFGKLKRSQSTTFNLDDNLPEGEFKRGGVRATAGPRLGWSRDLQRVNNDVDAPFARWSKDQVCDWLQEQGLGLYVNMARVWISSGQTLLQASQHDLERELGIKHPLHRKKLQLALQALGSEEEDNKGKLDFNWVTRWLDDIGLPQYKTQFDEGRVDGRMLHYMTVDDLLSLKVGSVLHHLSIKRAIQVLRLNSYEPNCLRRRPSDENNISPAEISQWTNHRVMEWLRSVDLAEYAPNLRGSGVHGGLMVLEPRFNVETMALLLNIPPNKTLLRRHLATHFNLLIGSEAQQLKQECLENPDYTLLTATTKVKPRKLSFGNFGSLRKKKQDENEEYVCPMDVEMPKGRSFQKGFELQIYEDDLDRLEQMEDSEGTVRQIGAFSEGIQNLTSMLKDDEFFKESSNSPNPSVTDEDSTA; from the exons ATGATGTCTGATGCCAGTGACATGCTGGCAGCTGCCCTGGAGCAGATGGATGGCATTATAGCAG GCTCCAAGGCTCTGGACTACTCCAATGGGCTGTTTGACTGCCAGTCTCCCACCTCTCCTTTCATGGGCAGCCTGCGGGCACTTCACCTTTTGGAGGACCTGAGGAGTGTCCTGGAGATGATGGACACCGAGGAAAGGGAGAGTCTGCGCTGCCAGATCCCCGACTCCACAGCTGACAGTCTGGTTGAGTGGCTCCACGGTCACCTG TCCAACGGGCACATCTCTCTGGGTGGGGGTGACCACTACCAGGAAAGGCTTTCCCGACTCGAGAGTGATAAGGAGTCACTTGTTCTTCAG GTGAGTGTGCTGACAGACCAGGTGGAGGCTCAGGGGGAGAAGATTCGAGACCTAGATATGTGTTTGGACGAACACAGGGAGAAACTCAACGCCACTGAGGAAATGCtgcaacag GAGCTTTTGTGCAGAACTGCACTGGAGACCCAGAAGCTAGAACTGATGTCTGAAGTTTCCAACCTAAAGCTGAAGCTGAATACCATGGAGAAGGACAGACATGACTTTGACAGATTTAGGGACAGTGAG GATTTGATTCTTGAAATTAATGAACTGCGGTACAGATTGACGGAGCTGGAGAGTGAAAAACTACAGTACGAAAAGAAACTTAAATCCACAAAG GAGGAGCTAGCCATGCTGAGGAGGCAGCTGGAGGgcaaagatggagagatgaggagatTACAGGATGAGACAGGCTTCAAAGCCAACGCCTTGAGCAACGCAGATCCCACAGAGAGAG ATGTGGAAGTGCAGAGGATGAAAAAGGCAGTTGAATCGTTGATGGCAGCCAATGAAGAGAAG GATCGTAAGATTGAGGAACTGAAGCAGTCGCTGCTGCGATATAAGAAAGTTCAGGACATGGTGATGTCAGTGCAAGGAAAGAAAG AGAAAACCAAGGATAACGAGCATGTCGAGAGTCACAGTGATGGATCCGTCACATTTGTGTCGGTCAACTCCGTGTCTGTGGAGTCAGAAAATCATGAAGTGACAGATGTTGAACAGCAGAGAAGGAAGAGCCCAGATGAG TTGGAGAGCCTCAATGGACTTAGTGAAGAGCCTTCAACCACACCCAGCCCTTCAGATCCAGAGCGAGTGTCGGAGTCTGCACCAACAGATTTAGAGag CCAAGATGCCACAAAGACCGGCAGCCAGGATCAACTGGATAGGTGCAATAATGAAAAG AGCACAAGTGAAGAGGTCAGTAAGATCAGCGAAAAGCCGCCCATGGGTCCTTCTGCCACTTTGCCTGCCACCACGGAGGATGACAGCTTTGGTTCGAAAAAGGCTCGTTCATCTTTTGGAAAGGGCTTCTTCAAGATCCGTGGGGGCAAGAAGACAGGCAGTACCCCGAACCTTG ACCGCAGCCGGAGTGCGAGTGCGCCTATGCTAG CTGAAACAGAGCGACAGGGCACCGACCATCTGGATCTGGCCGGGCTGCCACAGAGGTCATCCAACAGCGACAGTACCCACACACTCCCTACGACCCCAGAGAGCAAGAAAAAATccaaaggaataaaaaaactCTTTGGGAA gcTAAAAAGGAGTCAGTCTACCACATTCAACCTGGATGATAACCTACCAGAGGGTGAGTTCAAGAGGGGTGGAGTGCGAGCCACAGCAGGACCCAGACTGGGTTGGTCCCGTGACCTCCAAAGAGTCAACAA TGATGTTGATGCTCCCTTTGCACGCTGGTCAAAGGATCAGGTGTGTGACTGGCTGCAAGAGCAGGGTCTTGGTCTTTATGTGAACATGGCTCGAGTGTGGATCTCCTCTGGACAGACGCTGCTACAGGCCTCACAACACGACCTGGAGAGG GAGCTGGGCATCAAACACCCGCTGCACAGAAAGAAGCTGCAGTTGGCCCTGCAGGCCCTCggctcagaggaggaggacaataAGGGAAAGCTAGACTTCAATTGGGTGACGA GATGGCTGGATGACATCGGTCTGCCTCAGTATAAGACCCAATTTGATGAGGGAAGAGTGGACGGTCGCATGCTGCACTACATGACAGTG GATGACTTGCTTTCTCTGAAAGTTGGGAGTGTCCTGCATCACCTCAGTATCAAAAGAGCAATCCAAGTGCTCCGACTCAACAGCTATGAGCCCAACTGTTTGCGTCGTAGGCCGTCTGATGAG AACAATATTTCTCCAGCAGAGATTTCCCAGTGGACCAACCATAGGGTGATGGAGTGGCTGCGGTCTGTGGACCTCGCTGAATACGCTCCCAACCTGAGAGGCAGCGGTGTGCACGGAGGCCTGATG gttCTGGAGCCCCGGTTCAATGTGGAGACCATGGCTCTGCTGCTGAACATCCCACCCAACAAGACACTGCTGCGCCGCCACCTCGCAACACATTTTAACCTGCTCATTGGCTCAGAGGCCCAGCAGCTCAAACAGGAGTGTCTTGAAAACCCAGACTACACTCTGCTTACCGCCACCACTAAAGTGAAG CCGAGGAAGCTGTCATTTGGGAACTTCGGCAGTCTGAGGAAGAAAAAGCAGGATGAGAATGAGGAGTATGTGTGTCCGATGGATGTGGAGATGCCAAAGGGACGAAGCTTTCAGAAAGGGTTCGAGCTCCAAATCTACGAGGACGACCTTGACAGGCTAGAACAG ATGGAGGACTCTGAGGGAACTGTGAGACAGATCGGAGCTTTTTCTGAGGGTATTCAAAACCTGACG AGCATGTTGAAAGACGATGAATTCTTCAAAGAGTCTTCGAATTCGCCAAACCCCAGTGTAACAGACGAGGACTCCACTGCATGA
- the ppfibp1b gene encoding liprin-beta-1b isoform X6: MMSDASDMLAAALEQMDGIIAGSKALDYSNGLFDCQSPTSPFMGSLRALHLLEDLRSVLEMMDTEERESLRCQIPDSTADSLVEWLHGHLSNGHISLGGGDHYQERLSRLESDKESLVLQVSVLTDQVEAQGEKIRDLDMCLDEHREKLNATEEMLQQELLCRTALETQKLELMSEVSNLKLKLNTMEKDRHDFDRFRDSEDLILEINELRYRLTELESEKLQYEKKLKSTKEELAMLRRQLEGKDGEMRRLQDETGFKANALSNADPTERDVEVQRMKKAVESLMAANEEKDRKIEELKQSLLRYKKVQDMVMSVQGKKEKTKDNEHVESHSDGSVTFVSVNSVSVESENHEVTDVEQQRRKSPDELESLNGLSEEPSTTPSPSDPERVSESAPTDLESQDATKTGSQDQLDRCNNEKSTSEEVSKISEKPPMGPSATLPATTEDDSFGSKKARSSFGKGFFKIRGGKKTGSTPNLAETERQGTDHLDLAGLPQRSSNSDSTHTLPTTPESKKKSKGIKKLFGKLKRSQSTTFNLDDNLPEGEFKRGGVRATAGPRLGWSRDLQRVNNDVDAPFARWSKDQVCDWLQEQGLGLYVNMARVWISSGQTLLQASQHDLERELGIKHPLHRKKLQLALQALGSEEEDNKGKLDFNWVTRWLDDIGLPQYKTQFDEGRVDGRMLHYMTVDDLLSLKVGSVLHHLSIKRAIQVLRLNSYEPNCLRRRPSDENNISPAEISQWTNHRVMEWLRSVDLAEYAPNLRGSGVHGGLMVLEPRFNVETMALLLNIPPNKTLLRRHLATHFNLLIGSEAQQLKQECLENPDYTLLTATTKVKPRKLSFGNFGSLRKKKQDENEEYVCPMDVEMPKGRSFQKGFELQIYEDDLDRLEQMEDSEGTVRQIGAFSEGIQNLTSMLKDDEFFKESSNSPNPSVTDEDSTA, from the exons ATGATGTCTGATGCCAGTGACATGCTGGCAGCTGCCCTGGAGCAGATGGATGGCATTATAGCAG GCTCCAAGGCTCTGGACTACTCCAATGGGCTGTTTGACTGCCAGTCTCCCACCTCTCCTTTCATGGGCAGCCTGCGGGCACTTCACCTTTTGGAGGACCTGAGGAGTGTCCTGGAGATGATGGACACCGAGGAAAGGGAGAGTCTGCGCTGCCAGATCCCCGACTCCACAGCTGACAGTCTGGTTGAGTGGCTCCACGGTCACCTG TCCAACGGGCACATCTCTCTGGGTGGGGGTGACCACTACCAGGAAAGGCTTTCCCGACTCGAGAGTGATAAGGAGTCACTTGTTCTTCAG GTGAGTGTGCTGACAGACCAGGTGGAGGCTCAGGGGGAGAAGATTCGAGACCTAGATATGTGTTTGGACGAACACAGGGAGAAACTCAACGCCACTGAGGAAATGCtgcaacag GAGCTTTTGTGCAGAACTGCACTGGAGACCCAGAAGCTAGAACTGATGTCTGAAGTTTCCAACCTAAAGCTGAAGCTGAATACCATGGAGAAGGACAGACATGACTTTGACAGATTTAGGGACAGTGAG GATTTGATTCTTGAAATTAATGAACTGCGGTACAGATTGACGGAGCTGGAGAGTGAAAAACTACAGTACGAAAAGAAACTTAAATCCACAAAG GAGGAGCTAGCCATGCTGAGGAGGCAGCTGGAGGgcaaagatggagagatgaggagatTACAGGATGAGACAGGCTTCAAAGCCAACGCCTTGAGCAACGCAGATCCCACAGAGAGAG ATGTGGAAGTGCAGAGGATGAAAAAGGCAGTTGAATCGTTGATGGCAGCCAATGAAGAGAAG GATCGTAAGATTGAGGAACTGAAGCAGTCGCTGCTGCGATATAAGAAAGTTCAGGACATGGTGATGTCAGTGCAAGGAAAGAAAG AGAAAACCAAGGATAACGAGCATGTCGAGAGTCACAGTGATGGATCCGTCACATTTGTGTCGGTCAACTCCGTGTCTGTGGAGTCAGAAAATCATGAAGTGACAGATGTTGAACAGCAGAGAAGGAAGAGCCCAGATGAG TTGGAGAGCCTCAATGGACTTAGTGAAGAGCCTTCAACCACACCCAGCCCTTCAGATCCAGAGCGAGTGTCGGAGTCTGCACCAACAGATTTAGAGag CCAAGATGCCACAAAGACCGGCAGCCAGGATCAACTGGATAGGTGCAATAATGAAAAG AGCACAAGTGAAGAGGTCAGTAAGATCAGCGAAAAGCCGCCCATGGGTCCTTCTGCCACTTTGCCTGCCACCACGGAGGATGACAGCTTTGGTTCGAAAAAGGCTCGTTCATCTTTTGGAAAGGGCTTCTTCAAGATCCGTGGGGGCAAGAAGACAGGCAGTACCCCGAACCTTG CTGAAACAGAGCGACAGGGCACCGACCATCTGGATCTGGCCGGGCTGCCACAGAGGTCATCCAACAGCGACAGTACCCACACACTCCCTACGACCCCAGAGAGCAAGAAAAAATccaaaggaataaaaaaactCTTTGGGAA gcTAAAAAGGAGTCAGTCTACCACATTCAACCTGGATGATAACCTACCAGAGGGTGAGTTCAAGAGGGGTGGAGTGCGAGCCACAGCAGGACCCAGACTGGGTTGGTCCCGTGACCTCCAAAGAGTCAACAA TGATGTTGATGCTCCCTTTGCACGCTGGTCAAAGGATCAGGTGTGTGACTGGCTGCAAGAGCAGGGTCTTGGTCTTTATGTGAACATGGCTCGAGTGTGGATCTCCTCTGGACAGACGCTGCTACAGGCCTCACAACACGACCTGGAGAGG GAGCTGGGCATCAAACACCCGCTGCACAGAAAGAAGCTGCAGTTGGCCCTGCAGGCCCTCggctcagaggaggaggacaataAGGGAAAGCTAGACTTCAATTGGGTGACGA GATGGCTGGATGACATCGGTCTGCCTCAGTATAAGACCCAATTTGATGAGGGAAGAGTGGACGGTCGCATGCTGCACTACATGACAGTG GATGACTTGCTTTCTCTGAAAGTTGGGAGTGTCCTGCATCACCTCAGTATCAAAAGAGCAATCCAAGTGCTCCGACTCAACAGCTATGAGCCCAACTGTTTGCGTCGTAGGCCGTCTGATGAG AACAATATTTCTCCAGCAGAGATTTCCCAGTGGACCAACCATAGGGTGATGGAGTGGCTGCGGTCTGTGGACCTCGCTGAATACGCTCCCAACCTGAGAGGCAGCGGTGTGCACGGAGGCCTGATG gttCTGGAGCCCCGGTTCAATGTGGAGACCATGGCTCTGCTGCTGAACATCCCACCCAACAAGACACTGCTGCGCCGCCACCTCGCAACACATTTTAACCTGCTCATTGGCTCAGAGGCCCAGCAGCTCAAACAGGAGTGTCTTGAAAACCCAGACTACACTCTGCTTACCGCCACCACTAAAGTGAAG CCGAGGAAGCTGTCATTTGGGAACTTCGGCAGTCTGAGGAAGAAAAAGCAGGATGAGAATGAGGAGTATGTGTGTCCGATGGATGTGGAGATGCCAAAGGGACGAAGCTTTCAGAAAGGGTTCGAGCTCCAAATCTACGAGGACGACCTTGACAGGCTAGAACAG ATGGAGGACTCTGAGGGAACTGTGAGACAGATCGGAGCTTTTTCTGAGGGTATTCAAAACCTGACG AGCATGTTGAAAGACGATGAATTCTTCAAAGAGTCTTCGAATTCGCCAAACCCCAGTGTAACAGACGAGGACTCCACTGCATGA
- the ppfibp1b gene encoding liprin-beta-1b isoform X2: MMSDASDMLAAALEQMDGIIAGSKALDYSNGLFDCQSPTSPFMGSLRALHLLEDLRSVLEMMDTEERESLRCQIPDSTADSLVEWLHGHLSNGHISLGGGDHYQERLSRLESDKESLVLQVSVLTDQVEAQGEKIRDLDMCLDEHREKLNATEEMLQQELLCRTALETQKLELMSEVSNLKLKLNTMEKDRHDFDRFRDSEDLILEINELRYRLTELESEKLQYEKKLKSTKEELAMLRRQLEGKDGEMRRLQDETGFKANALSNADPTERVSHPDETLRKRLKEKHVEVQRMKKAVESLMAANEEKDRKIEELKQSLLRYKKVQDMVMSVQGKKEKTKDNEHVESHSDGSVTFVSVNSVSVESENHEVTDVEQQRRKSPDELESLNGLSEEPSTTPSPSDPERVSESAPTDLESQDATKTGSQDQLDRCNNEKSTSEEVSKISEKPPMGPSATLPATTEDDSFGSKKARSSFGKGFFKIRGGKKTGSTPNLDRSRSASAPMLAETERQGTDHLDLAGLPQRSSNSDSTHTLPTTPESKKKSKGIKKLFGKLKRSQSTTFNLDDNLPEGEFKRGGVRATAGPRLGWSRDLQRVNNDVDAPFARWSKDQVCDWLQEQGLGLYVNMARVWISSGQTLLQASQHDLERELGIKHPLHRKKLQLALQALGSEEEDNKGKLDFNWVTRWLDDIGLPQYKTQFDEGRVDGRMLHYMTVDDLLSLKVGSVLHHLSIKRAIQVLRLNSYEPNCLRRRPSDENNISPAEISQWTNHRVMEWLRSVDLAEYAPNLRGSGVHGGLMVLEPRFNVETMALLLNIPPNKTLLRRHLATHFNLLIGSEAQQLKQECLENPDYTLLTATTKVKPRKLSFGNFGSLRKKKQDENEEYVCPMDVEMPKGRSFQKGFELQIYEDDLDRLEQMEDSEGTVRQIGAFSEGIQNLTSMLKDDEFFKESSNSPNPSVTDEDSTA, translated from the exons ATGATGTCTGATGCCAGTGACATGCTGGCAGCTGCCCTGGAGCAGATGGATGGCATTATAGCAG GCTCCAAGGCTCTGGACTACTCCAATGGGCTGTTTGACTGCCAGTCTCCCACCTCTCCTTTCATGGGCAGCCTGCGGGCACTTCACCTTTTGGAGGACCTGAGGAGTGTCCTGGAGATGATGGACACCGAGGAAAGGGAGAGTCTGCGCTGCCAGATCCCCGACTCCACAGCTGACAGTCTGGTTGAGTGGCTCCACGGTCACCTG TCCAACGGGCACATCTCTCTGGGTGGGGGTGACCACTACCAGGAAAGGCTTTCCCGACTCGAGAGTGATAAGGAGTCACTTGTTCTTCAG GTGAGTGTGCTGACAGACCAGGTGGAGGCTCAGGGGGAGAAGATTCGAGACCTAGATATGTGTTTGGACGAACACAGGGAGAAACTCAACGCCACTGAGGAAATGCtgcaacag GAGCTTTTGTGCAGAACTGCACTGGAGACCCAGAAGCTAGAACTGATGTCTGAAGTTTCCAACCTAAAGCTGAAGCTGAATACCATGGAGAAGGACAGACATGACTTTGACAGATTTAGGGACAGTGAG GATTTGATTCTTGAAATTAATGAACTGCGGTACAGATTGACGGAGCTGGAGAGTGAAAAACTACAGTACGAAAAGAAACTTAAATCCACAAAG GAGGAGCTAGCCATGCTGAGGAGGCAGCTGGAGGgcaaagatggagagatgaggagatTACAGGATGAGACAGGCTTCAAAGCCAACGCCTTGAGCAACGCAGATCCCACAGAGAGAG TCTCTCATCCAGATGAAACTCTTAGAAAGAGGCTGAAAGAAAAAC ATGTGGAAGTGCAGAGGATGAAAAAGGCAGTTGAATCGTTGATGGCAGCCAATGAAGAGAAG GATCGTAAGATTGAGGAACTGAAGCAGTCGCTGCTGCGATATAAGAAAGTTCAGGACATGGTGATGTCAGTGCAAGGAAAGAAAG AGAAAACCAAGGATAACGAGCATGTCGAGAGTCACAGTGATGGATCCGTCACATTTGTGTCGGTCAACTCCGTGTCTGTGGAGTCAGAAAATCATGAAGTGACAGATGTTGAACAGCAGAGAAGGAAGAGCCCAGATGAG TTGGAGAGCCTCAATGGACTTAGTGAAGAGCCTTCAACCACACCCAGCCCTTCAGATCCAGAGCGAGTGTCGGAGTCTGCACCAACAGATTTAGAGag CCAAGATGCCACAAAGACCGGCAGCCAGGATCAACTGGATAGGTGCAATAATGAAAAG AGCACAAGTGAAGAGGTCAGTAAGATCAGCGAAAAGCCGCCCATGGGTCCTTCTGCCACTTTGCCTGCCACCACGGAGGATGACAGCTTTGGTTCGAAAAAGGCTCGTTCATCTTTTGGAAAGGGCTTCTTCAAGATCCGTGGGGGCAAGAAGACAGGCAGTACCCCGAACCTTG ACCGCAGCCGGAGTGCGAGTGCGCCTATGCTAG CTGAAACAGAGCGACAGGGCACCGACCATCTGGATCTGGCCGGGCTGCCACAGAGGTCATCCAACAGCGACAGTACCCACACACTCCCTACGACCCCAGAGAGCAAGAAAAAATccaaaggaataaaaaaactCTTTGGGAA gcTAAAAAGGAGTCAGTCTACCACATTCAACCTGGATGATAACCTACCAGAGGGTGAGTTCAAGAGGGGTGGAGTGCGAGCCACAGCAGGACCCAGACTGGGTTGGTCCCGTGACCTCCAAAGAGTCAACAA TGATGTTGATGCTCCCTTTGCACGCTGGTCAAAGGATCAGGTGTGTGACTGGCTGCAAGAGCAGGGTCTTGGTCTTTATGTGAACATGGCTCGAGTGTGGATCTCCTCTGGACAGACGCTGCTACAGGCCTCACAACACGACCTGGAGAGG GAGCTGGGCATCAAACACCCGCTGCACAGAAAGAAGCTGCAGTTGGCCCTGCAGGCCCTCggctcagaggaggaggacaataAGGGAAAGCTAGACTTCAATTGGGTGACGA GATGGCTGGATGACATCGGTCTGCCTCAGTATAAGACCCAATTTGATGAGGGAAGAGTGGACGGTCGCATGCTGCACTACATGACAGTG GATGACTTGCTTTCTCTGAAAGTTGGGAGTGTCCTGCATCACCTCAGTATCAAAAGAGCAATCCAAGTGCTCCGACTCAACAGCTATGAGCCCAACTGTTTGCGTCGTAGGCCGTCTGATGAG AACAATATTTCTCCAGCAGAGATTTCCCAGTGGACCAACCATAGGGTGATGGAGTGGCTGCGGTCTGTGGACCTCGCTGAATACGCTCCCAACCTGAGAGGCAGCGGTGTGCACGGAGGCCTGATG gttCTGGAGCCCCGGTTCAATGTGGAGACCATGGCTCTGCTGCTGAACATCCCACCCAACAAGACACTGCTGCGCCGCCACCTCGCAACACATTTTAACCTGCTCATTGGCTCAGAGGCCCAGCAGCTCAAACAGGAGTGTCTTGAAAACCCAGACTACACTCTGCTTACCGCCACCACTAAAGTGAAG CCGAGGAAGCTGTCATTTGGGAACTTCGGCAGTCTGAGGAAGAAAAAGCAGGATGAGAATGAGGAGTATGTGTGTCCGATGGATGTGGAGATGCCAAAGGGACGAAGCTTTCAGAAAGGGTTCGAGCTCCAAATCTACGAGGACGACCTTGACAGGCTAGAACAG ATGGAGGACTCTGAGGGAACTGTGAGACAGATCGGAGCTTTTTCTGAGGGTATTCAAAACCTGACG AGCATGTTGAAAGACGATGAATTCTTCAAAGAGTCTTCGAATTCGCCAAACCCCAGTGTAACAGACGAGGACTCCACTGCATGA